The Synchiropus splendidus isolate RoL2022-P1 chromosome 11, RoL_Sspl_1.0, whole genome shotgun sequence genome contains a region encoding:
- the b4galt1l gene encoding beta-1,4-galactosyltransferase 1 isoform X2 yields the protein MHEAPLTSAADHLSRWSSRNEPENQQNYKHTASGQKTGGVTQTESDRKLASGANGTIQQSLTQSSNRESGKVLEKCPETSPLLVGPLRVEFNSPVSLDFVKKENQNVEVGGRFRPRGCLARQKVAIIIPFRHREEHLKYWLYYLHPILQRQQLDYGVYVIQQDGEEIFNRAKLLNVGYVESLKEYDYECFVFSDVDLIPMDDRNTYTCFSQPRHLSVSMDKFGFRLPYKQYFGGVSSMSKEQYLKINGFPNNYWGWGGEDDDIYNRLSSKGMSISRPAGDVGKCRMIRHSRDKKNDPNPQRFNRIAHTRETMGKDGINSLQYRLVKKEKLELYTMVTVDVGKP from the exons ATGCACGAGGCGCCGTTGACGAGCGCGGCGGATCATTTGAGCCGCTGGTCTTCGCGGAACGAGCCTGAG AACCAGCAGAATTACAAGCACACCGCCTCTGGACAGAAGACGGGAGGTGTCACCCAAACAGAGTCGGACCGGAAGCTCGCCTCAGGCGCCAACGGGACTATCCAGCAGTCACTCACCCAAAGCAGTAACCGAGAATCCGGGAAGGTCCTGGAGAAGTGCCCAGAAACCTCTCCGCTCCTAG TGGGTCCACTGCGTGTGGAGTTCAACTCGCCTGTGAGTTTGGACTTTGTGAAGAAGGAGAACCAGAACGTGGAGGTGGGAGGTCGTTTCCGGCCCAGAGGCTGTTTGGCTCGGCAGAAGGTCGCTATCATCATCCCCTTCAGACACAGAGAGGAGCATCTGAAGTACTGGCTCTACTACCTCCATCCAATCCTGCAGAGGCAACAGCTGGACTACGGAGTCTACGTCATCCAGCAG GACGGTGAGGAGATCTTCAACAGGGCCAAACTCCTGAATGTGGGTTACGTTGAGTCCCTGAAAGAGTACGACTACGAGTGCTTCGTCTTCAGTGACGTGGACCTGATCCCCATGGACGACCGGAACACTTACACGTGCTTCAGCCAGCCGCGACACCTGTCCGTGTCCATGGACAAGTTTGGATTCAG GTTGCCATACAAGCAGTACTTTGGCGGCGTCTCCTCGATGAGTAAAGAACAATATTTGAAAATCAACGGCTTCCCCAACAACtactgggggtgggggggcgagGACGACGACATCTACAACAG GTTGTCGTCTAAAGGGATGAGTATTTCCCGGCCAGCCGGGGATGTTGGGAAGTGCCGGATGATTCGACACTCCAGAGACAAAAAGAATGACCCCAACCCTCAAAG GTTCAACCGCATCGCTCACACCCGAGAGACCATGGGCAAAGACGGGATCAACTCCCTGCAGTACaggctggtgaagaaggagaaaCTGGAGCTGTACACAATGGTCACTGTGGACGTGGGGAAACCTTGA
- the b4galt1l gene encoding beta-1,4-galactosyltransferase 1 isoform X3: MSPPQPTPWSELLRVGSPVPRGFELDRDPLVEVFLISETAVMTMTTNTVDMARETQQRMFTRTVGPLRVEFNSPVSLDFVKKENQNVEVGGRFRPRGCLARQKVAIIIPFRHREEHLKYWLYYLHPILQRQQLDYGVYVIQQDGEEIFNRAKLLNVGYVESLKEYDYECFVFSDVDLIPMDDRNTYTCFSQPRHLSVSMDKFGFRLPYKQYFGGVSSMSKEQYLKINGFPNNYWGWGGEDDDIYNRLSSKGMSISRPAGDVGKCRMIRHSRDKKNDPNPQRFNRIAHTRETMGKDGINSLQYRLVKKEKLELYTMVTVDVGKP, translated from the exons ATGAGCCCACCACAGCCGACACCCTGGTCAGAGCTTCTGCGCGTTGGCTCTCCGGTTCCGCGAGGGTTCGAGCTGGATCGAG ATCCACTCGTGGAggtcttcctcatctctgaaacGGCAGTGATGACGATGACGACAAATACAGTGGATATGGCCCGGGAGACCCAGCAGAGGATGTTCACCAGAACAG TGGGTCCACTGCGTGTGGAGTTCAACTCGCCTGTGAGTTTGGACTTTGTGAAGAAGGAGAACCAGAACGTGGAGGTGGGAGGTCGTTTCCGGCCCAGAGGCTGTTTGGCTCGGCAGAAGGTCGCTATCATCATCCCCTTCAGACACAGAGAGGAGCATCTGAAGTACTGGCTCTACTACCTCCATCCAATCCTGCAGAGGCAACAGCTGGACTACGGAGTCTACGTCATCCAGCAG GACGGTGAGGAGATCTTCAACAGGGCCAAACTCCTGAATGTGGGTTACGTTGAGTCCCTGAAAGAGTACGACTACGAGTGCTTCGTCTTCAGTGACGTGGACCTGATCCCCATGGACGACCGGAACACTTACACGTGCTTCAGCCAGCCGCGACACCTGTCCGTGTCCATGGACAAGTTTGGATTCAG GTTGCCATACAAGCAGTACTTTGGCGGCGTCTCCTCGATGAGTAAAGAACAATATTTGAAAATCAACGGCTTCCCCAACAACtactgggggtgggggggcgagGACGACGACATCTACAACAG GTTGTCGTCTAAAGGGATGAGTATTTCCCGGCCAGCCGGGGATGTTGGGAAGTGCCGGATGATTCGACACTCCAGAGACAAAAAGAATGACCCCAACCCTCAAAG GTTCAACCGCATCGCTCACACCCGAGAGACCATGGGCAAAGACGGGATCAACTCCCTGCAGTACaggctggtgaagaaggagaaaCTGGAGCTGTACACAATGGTCACTGTGGACGTGGGGAAACCTTGA
- the b4galt1l gene encoding beta-1,4-galactosyltransferase 1 isoform X5 produces MTMTTNTVDMARETQQRMFTRTVGPLRVEFNSPVSLDFVKKENQNVEVGGRFRPRGCLARQKVAIIIPFRHREEHLKYWLYYLHPILQRQQLDYGVYVIQQDGEEIFNRAKLLNVGYVESLKEYDYECFVFSDVDLIPMDDRNTYTCFSQPRHLSVSMDKFGFRLPYKQYFGGVSSMSKEQYLKINGFPNNYWGWGGEDDDIYNRLSSKGMSISRPAGDVGKCRMIRHSRDKKNDPNPQRFNRIAHTRETMGKDGINSLQYRLVKKEKLELYTMVTVDVGKP; encoded by the exons ATGACGATGACGACAAATACAGTGGATATGGCCCGGGAGACCCAGCAGAGGATGTTCACCAGAACAG TGGGTCCACTGCGTGTGGAGTTCAACTCGCCTGTGAGTTTGGACTTTGTGAAGAAGGAGAACCAGAACGTGGAGGTGGGAGGTCGTTTCCGGCCCAGAGGCTGTTTGGCTCGGCAGAAGGTCGCTATCATCATCCCCTTCAGACACAGAGAGGAGCATCTGAAGTACTGGCTCTACTACCTCCATCCAATCCTGCAGAGGCAACAGCTGGACTACGGAGTCTACGTCATCCAGCAG GACGGTGAGGAGATCTTCAACAGGGCCAAACTCCTGAATGTGGGTTACGTTGAGTCCCTGAAAGAGTACGACTACGAGTGCTTCGTCTTCAGTGACGTGGACCTGATCCCCATGGACGACCGGAACACTTACACGTGCTTCAGCCAGCCGCGACACCTGTCCGTGTCCATGGACAAGTTTGGATTCAG GTTGCCATACAAGCAGTACTTTGGCGGCGTCTCCTCGATGAGTAAAGAACAATATTTGAAAATCAACGGCTTCCCCAACAACtactgggggtgggggggcgagGACGACGACATCTACAACAG GTTGTCGTCTAAAGGGATGAGTATTTCCCGGCCAGCCGGGGATGTTGGGAAGTGCCGGATGATTCGACACTCCAGAGACAAAAAGAATGACCCCAACCCTCAAAG GTTCAACCGCATCGCTCACACCCGAGAGACCATGGGCAAAGACGGGATCAACTCCCTGCAGTACaggctggtgaagaaggagaaaCTGGAGCTGTACACAATGGTCACTGTGGACGTGGGGAAACCTTGA
- the b4galt1l gene encoding beta-1,4-galactosyltransferase 1 isoform X4 translates to MSQDPLVEVFLISETAVMTMTTNTVDMARETQQRMFTRTVGPLRVEFNSPVSLDFVKKENQNVEVGGRFRPRGCLARQKVAIIIPFRHREEHLKYWLYYLHPILQRQQLDYGVYVIQQDGEEIFNRAKLLNVGYVESLKEYDYECFVFSDVDLIPMDDRNTYTCFSQPRHLSVSMDKFGFRLPYKQYFGGVSSMSKEQYLKINGFPNNYWGWGGEDDDIYNRLSSKGMSISRPAGDVGKCRMIRHSRDKKNDPNPQRFNRIAHTRETMGKDGINSLQYRLVKKEKLELYTMVTVDVGKP, encoded by the exons ATGAGCCAAG ATCCACTCGTGGAggtcttcctcatctctgaaacGGCAGTGATGACGATGACGACAAATACAGTGGATATGGCCCGGGAGACCCAGCAGAGGATGTTCACCAGAACAG TGGGTCCACTGCGTGTGGAGTTCAACTCGCCTGTGAGTTTGGACTTTGTGAAGAAGGAGAACCAGAACGTGGAGGTGGGAGGTCGTTTCCGGCCCAGAGGCTGTTTGGCTCGGCAGAAGGTCGCTATCATCATCCCCTTCAGACACAGAGAGGAGCATCTGAAGTACTGGCTCTACTACCTCCATCCAATCCTGCAGAGGCAACAGCTGGACTACGGAGTCTACGTCATCCAGCAG GACGGTGAGGAGATCTTCAACAGGGCCAAACTCCTGAATGTGGGTTACGTTGAGTCCCTGAAAGAGTACGACTACGAGTGCTTCGTCTTCAGTGACGTGGACCTGATCCCCATGGACGACCGGAACACTTACACGTGCTTCAGCCAGCCGCGACACCTGTCCGTGTCCATGGACAAGTTTGGATTCAG GTTGCCATACAAGCAGTACTTTGGCGGCGTCTCCTCGATGAGTAAAGAACAATATTTGAAAATCAACGGCTTCCCCAACAACtactgggggtgggggggcgagGACGACGACATCTACAACAG GTTGTCGTCTAAAGGGATGAGTATTTCCCGGCCAGCCGGGGATGTTGGGAAGTGCCGGATGATTCGACACTCCAGAGACAAAAAGAATGACCCCAACCCTCAAAG GTTCAACCGCATCGCTCACACCCGAGAGACCATGGGCAAAGACGGGATCAACTCCCTGCAGTACaggctggtgaagaaggagaaaCTGGAGCTGTACACAATGGTCACTGTGGACGTGGGGAAACCTTGA
- the rest gene encoding RE1-silencing transcription factor, whose translation MAAPALFSVEFPVGCPSPCDPPPQLVMLATVAAAEGLTDSGAPNQKEMMELQTVGSDLLDSEEESSIRYSYDNQSQREVCIIEYPASPAPGVQPVVLGQDKDEEVQDLSQRRGMRPSASSDPQGAAVAAEDNGRKRRKPFHCKPCNFQAQSESELVQHLRTHAASKMKVVTSVEGSGVALVKEAESAGEIKDGGDAVGAGDSKGLIRCERCGYNTNRYDHYIAHLKHHSKEGQDPRVFKCTLCTYTTVSQYHWRKHLRNHFPSKLHTCSQCSYFSDRKSNYIQHIRTHTGVRPFQCPYCDYSSSQKTHLTRHKRTHSGERPFKCESCNYLAANQHEVTRHARQVHNGPKPLGCPFCEYRTADRSNYKKHVELHLKPRQFLCPLCKYAASKKCNLQYHIKSRHSGCDVPLDVSKVKLRVKKPRSSEVPDKSDNSSGVDEELDVDDLDSAITANKANSPINLSLTSSSQSKDGLKKSSAREKKTLRPKKSAEEKRETRNQRKTKKKTADTQKHQSEMDRGQEKEPDDQVAGDESESKEVRRMERKVNKNRKSHPKKVQEKIPGKHDAQEEPPTENRTEKVLDLSPESKVPSKRRRLTSPEIPPPMPQSTQQRTRKSNRKLATCQQDEVGPSLDREAPPVETANSSDFVSSMEEEPDLETSAGPCNEQSPGGTDPSLSEDPPTPTFAVPTSPASLGLPAQRRKPTEAEEDEGIHSSHEGASDISDSASEGSDDSGLHSNATVSSKMANDPETPTDEIPTPTELKSHLCIFCDRTFPLEAAYRRHLNRHLVNVYYLDASKQ comes from the exons ATGGCTGCACCAGCCTTATTTTCCGTGGAGTTTCCCGTGGGCTGTCCCAGTCCCTGCGACCCGCCCCCTCAACTGGTGATGCTGGCGActgtggcagcagctgagggCCTGACTGACAGCGGGGCCCCCAACCAGAAGGAGATGATGGAGCTTCAGACGGTGGGCAGTGACCTATTGGACAGCGAAGAGGAGAGCAGCATCAG GTACAGCTACGATAACCAGAGCCAGAGAGAGGTCTGTATTATCGAGTACCCAGCCTCCCCAGCGCCAGGTGTCCAGCCGGTGGTGCTGGGACAAGACAAGGATGAAGAAGTGCAAGACCTTTCACAGCGACGTGGGATGCGCCCATCTGCGTCCTCCGATCCACAGGGCGCCGCCGTGGCAGCAGAAGACAatggaaggaagaggaggaagccgTTCCACTGCAAGCCCTGCAACTTCCAGGCGCAGAGCGAGAGCGAGCTCGTCCAGCACCTGAGAACTCACGCTGCCAGCAAGATGAAGGTGGTCACCTCTGTGGAGGGCAGCGGCGTGGCGCTGGTGAAAGAAGCCGAGTCTGCCGGGGAGATCAAGGACGGCGGCGACGCGGTCGGCGCAGGCGACAGTAAAGGGCTGATCCGCTGCGAACGCTGTGGCTACAACACCAACAGATACGACCACTACATCGCACACCTCAAGCACCACAGCAAGGAGGGCCAGGACCCCAG GGTCTTCAAGTGCACGCTGTGCACCTACACCACAGTGAGCCAGTACCACTGGAGGAAGCACCTGAGGAACCACTTCCCCAGTAAACTGCACACTTGCAGTCAGTGCTCCTATTTCTCAGACCGCAAAAGCAACTACATCCAGCACATCCGCACCCACACGG GCGTTCGGCCCTTCCAGTGTCCGTACTGTGACTACTCCAGTTCCCAGAAGACTCACCTGACTCGCCACAAAAGGACGCACTCGG GTGAACGTCCATTCAAGTGTGAGAGCTGCAACTATCTGGCTGCCAACCAGCACGAGGTGACCCGTCACGCACGGCAGGTCCACAATGGGCCGAAGCCGCTGGGCTGCCCGTTCTGCGAGTACCGTACTGCTGACCGCAGCAACTACAAGAAGCACGTGGAGCTGCACCTGAAGCCGCGGCAGTTCCTGTGTCCCCTGTGCAAGTACGCTGCCTCCAAGAAGTGCAACCTGCAGTACCACATCAAGTCCAGGCACAGCGGCTGTGACGTCCCCCTGGATGTCTCCAAGGTCAAGCTGCGGGTCAAGAAGCCCAGAAGCAGCGAGGTTCCAGACAAGTCAGACAACTCTTCAGGCGTCGACGAGGAATTGGACGTGGATGATCTGGACTCTGCCATCACGGCTAACAAGGCTAACAGCCCTATCAACCTGTcactcaccagcagcagccaaTCGAAAGACGGGCTGAAAAAGTCCTCtgcgagagagaaaaaaacattgagacCAAAAAAGTCTGctgaagaaaagagagaaaccCGGAACcagagaaagacaaagaagaaaactgcggacacacaaaaacaccaaaGTGAGATGGACCGCGGTCAGGAGAAGGAGCCTGACGACCAAGTGGCAGGGGATGAATCGGAGTCTAAAGAAGTGAGGCggatggagaggaaggtcaacaAGAACCGAAAATCCCACCCCAAGAAGGTCCAGGAAAAGATCCCAGGGAAACATGACGCTCAAGAGGAGCCTCCCACAGAGAACAGGACAGAGAAGGTTTTGGACCTTTCTCCTGAGTCCAAGGTGCCTTCAAAGCGCAGGCGTTTGACTTCCCCCGAAATCccaccccccatgccacaatccACTCAACAACGGACCCGAAAGTCCAACCGGAAGTTGGCAACCTGCCAGCAAGATGAGGTTGGTCCATCACTTGACAGAGAAGCACCACCGGTTGAGACGGCCAACAGCAGCGACTTTGTTTCCTCGATGGAGGAAGAACCAGATCTGGAGACTTCAGCTGGACCCTGCAACGAGCAGAGCCCTGGTGGGACCGACCCCTCACTGTCTGAAGACCCTCCCACCCCCACATTCGCTGTACCAACTTCCCCCGCCTCGCTGGGGCTGCCGGCTCAGCGTCGCAAACCCACTGAAGCCGAGGAGGACGAGGGAATCCACAGCAGCCACGAGGGAGCGAGTGACATCAGTGACAGCGCCTCGGAAGGGAGCGACGACTCTGGCCTCCACAGCAACGCCACCGTGTCCAGCAAGATGGCCAACGACCCAGAAACCCCAACGGATGAGATCCCCACACCGACTGAACTCAAGAGTCACTTGTGCATCTTCTGCGATCGCACTTTCCCACTGGAGGCGGCGTATCGACGGCACCTGAACCGTCACCTGGTCAACGTCTACTACCTGGATGCCAGCAAGCAGTAG
- the b4galt1l gene encoding beta-1,4-galactosyltransferase 1 isoform X1: MPADSVNFNLLHRTCKLVVLLCLLHIFVTVVFYVRSLDIRFAFVQNQQNYKHTASGQKTGGVTQTESDRKLASGANGTIQQSLTQSSNRESGKVLEKCPETSPLLVGPLRVEFNSPVSLDFVKKENQNVEVGGRFRPRGCLARQKVAIIIPFRHREEHLKYWLYYLHPILQRQQLDYGVYVIQQDGEEIFNRAKLLNVGYVESLKEYDYECFVFSDVDLIPMDDRNTYTCFSQPRHLSVSMDKFGFRLPYKQYFGGVSSMSKEQYLKINGFPNNYWGWGGEDDDIYNRLSSKGMSISRPAGDVGKCRMIRHSRDKKNDPNPQRFNRIAHTRETMGKDGINSLQYRLVKKEKLELYTMVTVDVGKP; the protein is encoded by the exons ATGCCCGCAGACTCCGTCAACTTTAACCTATTGCACCGGACTTGCAAGCTGGTGGTGCTGCTCTGTCTGCTCCACATCTTTGTCACGGTGGTCTTCTACGTCCGCTCTCTGGACATCCGCTTCGCCTTCGTGCAGAACCAGCAGAATTACAAGCACACCGCCTCTGGACAGAAGACGGGAGGTGTCACCCAAACAGAGTCGGACCGGAAGCTCGCCTCAGGCGCCAACGGGACTATCCAGCAGTCACTCACCCAAAGCAGTAACCGAGAATCCGGGAAGGTCCTGGAGAAGTGCCCAGAAACCTCTCCGCTCCTAG TGGGTCCACTGCGTGTGGAGTTCAACTCGCCTGTGAGTTTGGACTTTGTGAAGAAGGAGAACCAGAACGTGGAGGTGGGAGGTCGTTTCCGGCCCAGAGGCTGTTTGGCTCGGCAGAAGGTCGCTATCATCATCCCCTTCAGACACAGAGAGGAGCATCTGAAGTACTGGCTCTACTACCTCCATCCAATCCTGCAGAGGCAACAGCTGGACTACGGAGTCTACGTCATCCAGCAG GACGGTGAGGAGATCTTCAACAGGGCCAAACTCCTGAATGTGGGTTACGTTGAGTCCCTGAAAGAGTACGACTACGAGTGCTTCGTCTTCAGTGACGTGGACCTGATCCCCATGGACGACCGGAACACTTACACGTGCTTCAGCCAGCCGCGACACCTGTCCGTGTCCATGGACAAGTTTGGATTCAG GTTGCCATACAAGCAGTACTTTGGCGGCGTCTCCTCGATGAGTAAAGAACAATATTTGAAAATCAACGGCTTCCCCAACAACtactgggggtgggggggcgagGACGACGACATCTACAACAG GTTGTCGTCTAAAGGGATGAGTATTTCCCGGCCAGCCGGGGATGTTGGGAAGTGCCGGATGATTCGACACTCCAGAGACAAAAAGAATGACCCCAACCCTCAAAG GTTCAACCGCATCGCTCACACCCGAGAGACCATGGGCAAAGACGGGATCAACTCCCTGCAGTACaggctggtgaagaaggagaaaCTGGAGCTGTACACAATGGTCACTGTGGACGTGGGGAAACCTTGA